One Roseimaritima multifibrata DNA window includes the following coding sequences:
- a CDS encoding DUF1592 domain-containing protein: MLDRILFVAAALLCTPAAFATTFDDEIAPLLKQYCMDCHGPQEAQGKLRVDELTADFSRRDNAAAWIEVRNMIHLGEMPPADEPQLPAAAIEQVSVWIAAQLRAAEHAQRSTGGRVLMRRLNRREYTHSVADLLSMKFPVGESPLDVLPPEGTAEGFDKVSSALLLDPSLMTNYYRVARRIADRAIVDGPPEYPTETMRLEFEDIADSRAIRYLVRRLGMTPVPGGLELIEGNTRSFGLLNYPGQRGNNVAPTNGFYRFTLRAGGVPGADGQPPRLRVTQSHPDDAMEAIMEVDITAPIDQPQDYSVVVPRDTLGGELSVKLLNATGLHMSQRPGENFIRRNSELGKTGDFAEVLRINGRKVAEGWSGDRSTPDPDKLDVSTYPRAFLDYLEVEGPLYDQWPPQSHTKVLFRGDDATEDLEYARAIYARLLPLAWRRPIAPEETDPILQVVATELEQGESFHEAIRVGLATTLTSPKFLYIVEANHATAARTSPPRPLNDYELASRLSYFLWSSMPDAELFELARRNRLNDAATLSAQVDRMLADPKAERFVDGFARQWLRTDTFLSFTPAEYLYREYDEALSDAVVREPLEFFRTILQEQLSVRNFIDSDFVVINKRLARHYGIDGVNGDAFRRVPLPADSPRGGLLAMAGVHQAGSDGRRTKPIARAMYVREVLFNDPPDPPPPNVGEIEPNIRGQNLTVRERLIQHQQIDACAICHRSLDPYGLALENFNVIGAWRELQDGENFRGGDRPAIDPSGRLPNGAEFQSFVEFRAHLLEQDDRFRRALAEKLLIYALGRPIEPSDDATLSRATDTMARGDDTFHTLIKSLVTSKVFATK, translated from the coding sequence ATGCTCGATCGAATCCTCTTCGTAGCTGCCGCGTTGCTGTGCACTCCCGCGGCATTCGCGACCACGTTCGACGACGAAATCGCGCCGCTCCTGAAGCAGTACTGCATGGACTGTCACGGGCCGCAGGAGGCTCAGGGGAAGCTGCGAGTCGACGAACTGACCGCCGACTTCAGCCGTCGTGACAATGCGGCGGCCTGGATCGAAGTGCGGAACATGATCCACCTGGGAGAAATGCCTCCCGCCGACGAGCCACAACTTCCCGCTGCAGCCATCGAACAGGTATCGGTCTGGATCGCCGCGCAACTGCGAGCCGCCGAACATGCTCAACGCAGCACGGGCGGACGAGTGCTAATGCGACGGCTGAATCGGCGCGAATACACGCACAGCGTCGCCGATCTGTTGTCGATGAAATTCCCCGTCGGGGAAAGCCCCTTGGATGTGCTGCCACCGGAAGGCACCGCAGAAGGGTTTGACAAAGTCAGCTCGGCTCTGCTGCTCGATCCCTCCTTGATGACCAACTACTACCGCGTTGCCCGTCGCATCGCCGACCGCGCAATCGTGGACGGTCCGCCGGAATACCCCACCGAAACGATGCGACTGGAGTTCGAAGATATCGCGGACAGCCGCGCGATTCGCTACTTGGTCCGACGCCTAGGAATGACTCCCGTACCCGGTGGGCTGGAACTGATCGAAGGTAACACACGCTCGTTCGGCTTGCTGAACTACCCCGGCCAGCGTGGCAATAACGTCGCCCCGACCAACGGCTTCTATCGCTTTACGCTCCGCGCTGGGGGGGTCCCCGGAGCCGACGGCCAGCCGCCACGGCTGCGAGTCACGCAAAGCCACCCCGACGATGCGATGGAAGCAATCATGGAAGTCGATATCACGGCTCCCATCGATCAGCCGCAAGATTATTCGGTCGTCGTCCCCCGCGATACGCTGGGCGGCGAGCTGAGCGTAAAGCTCCTGAATGCTACCGGTCTACACATGAGCCAACGGCCAGGTGAAAACTTTATCCGACGCAACTCGGAACTGGGCAAAACAGGCGATTTCGCCGAGGTCCTGCGGATCAACGGACGCAAAGTCGCCGAGGGCTGGAGCGGGGATCGCTCGACGCCGGATCCGGACAAGCTGGATGTATCGACATACCCCCGTGCGTTTCTGGATTATCTGGAAGTCGAGGGTCCGCTGTATGATCAGTGGCCACCCCAAAGCCACACCAAAGTCCTGTTCCGCGGTGACGATGCGACCGAGGACCTTGAGTATGCGCGAGCGATCTACGCCCGCCTGTTGCCTCTCGCCTGGCGACGGCCGATTGCACCCGAGGAGACCGACCCCATCCTGCAAGTCGTCGCTACGGAATTGGAACAGGGCGAATCGTTTCACGAAGCCATCCGTGTCGGCTTGGCCACGACACTCACGTCGCCCAAGTTCCTGTACATCGTCGAAGCGAACCACGCCACCGCTGCCCGGACCTCACCTCCTCGGCCCCTAAACGATTACGAACTGGCTTCCCGGCTTTCTTACTTCTTGTGGAGTTCGATGCCGGACGCCGAGCTGTTTGAACTGGCCAGGCGGAACCGTTTGAATGATGCGGCCACACTTTCAGCCCAAGTGGATCGGATGTTGGCCGACCCGAAGGCCGAACGTTTTGTCGATGGCTTCGCACGGCAGTGGTTACGGACCGACACTTTCCTGTCCTTCACGCCGGCCGAATACCTTTATCGCGAGTACGACGAGGCGCTCAGCGACGCGGTCGTGCGCGAGCCGCTCGAATTCTTCCGTACAATTTTGCAGGAACAGCTGAGCGTACGAAACTTCATCGATTCTGACTTTGTGGTGATCAATAAACGCTTGGCCCGACACTACGGGATCGACGGCGTAAACGGTGATGCGTTTCGTCGGGTCCCTCTTCCCGCCGATTCACCTCGCGGTGGCTTGCTGGCGATGGCGGGAGTTCATCAGGCCGGTTCAGATGGCAGACGCACCAAACCGATTGCTCGCGCTATGTATGTTCGCGAAGTTCTTTTTAACGATCCGCCGGACCCGCCGCCTCCCAATGTGGGCGAGATCGAGCCGAACATTCGAGGGCAAAACCTGACGGTTCGCGAACGCCTGATACAACATCAACAGATCGATGCCTGTGCGATCTGCCACCGTTCGCTCGACCCCTACGGATTGGCTTTGGAAAATTTCAATGTCATCGGTGCCTGGCGTGAACTGCAAGACGGCGAAAACTTCCGCGGTGGCGACCGGCCGGCGATCGATCCCAGCGGACGGTTGCCCAACGGAGCCGAATTTCAGAGCTTCGTCGAATTCCGCGCACATTTGCTCGAACAAGACGATCGGTTTCGCCGAGCCTTGGCGGAGAAACTGCTGATCTATGCGTTGGGTCGACCGATCGAACCATCCGACGACGCAACGCTCTCCCGGGCCACCGACACGATGGCCCGCGGCGACGACACTTTCCATACGCTGATCAAGTCCCTCGTTACCAGCAAGGTGTTCGCGACCAAATGA